A single window of bacterium DNA harbors:
- the rplD gene encoding 50S ribosomal protein L4 — translation MAKAKLYDKLGNPKGEIELPPEVFDRKPKPAVVWQYVKVYLANQRLGTHSAKTRSEVRGGGRKPWRQKGTGRARHGSIRSPIWRHGGVAHPPKPRDHRLRMPKKMKRIALYSVLSDRAKENLVHVFEGFELEAPRTKEMLNILNNAGIDISRKTLIITNEVNPIVVKSADNIKNVRVTHTGELNAYQAITSENLIIEKSAIERLKELCRV, via the coding sequence ATGGCAAAGGCTAAGCTATACGACAAATTGGGCAATCCAAAAGGCGAGATAGAGCTGCCCCCTGAGGTGTTCGATAGGAAGCCGAAACCAGCTGTGGTATGGCAGTATGTTAAAGTATATCTTGCCAATCAGCGTCTCGGAACCCACTCTGCGAAAACACGCAGCGAAGTAAGAGGTGGCGGCAGAAAACCTTGGCGCCAAAAGGGAACTGGACGGGCAAGGCACGGGTCTATTCGTTCGCCGATATGGAGACACGGTGGTGTAGCTCATCCGCCAAAACCAAGAGATCACAGATTGCGAATGCCTAAAAAGATGAAAAGAATAGCTCTTTACTCAGTTCTGTCTGACAGAGCCAAGGAAAACCTCGTCCATGTTTTCGAGGGCTTCGAGCTTGAGGCGCCGAGAACCAAGGAAATGCTGAATATCCTTAACAACGCAGGCATAGACATTTCGCGTAAAACGCTTATAATAACAAATGAGGTTAACCCGATTGTTGTAAAAAGTGCTGACAACATCAAAAATGTAAGGGTGACCCACACTGGTGAGCTTAATGCCTATCAAGCTATAACGAGCGAAAATCTTATAATCGAAAAATCGGCAATAGAAAGACTTAAGGAGCTTTGTAGAGTATGA
- a CDS encoding helix-turn-helix transcriptional regulator, with product MKINKQFGRNLRFLRYASGIIMRGNGLSQNELAKKLGVARKTIVFWESGQVPSARKLTELCEFFSHHLKLEEPITPDDMLTKNIEDYFMVVPERGEVHRVKPEFKKFLRDLYARADKLTPNDLEKIMKIIDELLR from the coding sequence ATGAAAATAAACAAACAATTCGGGCGCAATCTACGATTTCTTCGCTATGCTTCCGGCATCATTATGCGCGGAAATGGCCTTTCGCAAAATGAACTCGCAAAAAAGCTGGGTGTAGCAAGAAAAACCATAGTGTTCTGGGAAAGTGGACAGGTTCCATCGGCAAGGAAATTGACTGAACTGTGCGAATTCTTCTCGCACCATCTGAAACTCGAGGAACCCATCACTCCCGACGACATGCTCACCAAAAACATAGAGGACTATTTCATGGTCGTCCCTGAGCGAGGCGAGGTCCATCGGGTCAAGCCAGAGTTCAAAAAATTCCTGCGTGACCTTTATGCGCGCGCTGACAAGCTAACCCCAAACGACCTCGAGAAGATAATGAAAATAATTGACGAACTGTTGCGTTAG
- a CDS encoding radical SAM protein: protein MEHESLKTIYGPVPSRRLGLSLGIDPFTQKTCTHNCIYCQLGRAPTVSAESTIDGVNPDLVKSELAEFFTSGGKADYITFSGSGEPTLWRHIGELIKFIKDEFTEKKVCVLTNGTTLWRKEVREALMLADLVVPTVAAADRKTYIKLHRPHPSATFERHIEGVKKFAEVFGGSIWAEVMLVAGINDSDEHLRKLAELLDGIPFEFIDINLPIRPPAESWVKPPEMERVEFACRLFGERCRVVGKFRAVQPKVERLANLAEKVLEILMRRPEKLENIADALAVTYDEARKAIDALIAKKLVTKTTDDYFKLTRDEG, encoded by the coding sequence ATGGAGCATGAATCATTGAAAACTATCTACGGTCCGGTTCCATCGCGAAGGCTTGGGCTTTCGCTGGGAATAGACCCGTTCACGCAGAAAACTTGCACTCATAACTGCATTTATTGCCAGCTTGGAAGGGCACCAACTGTTAGCGCAGAATCAACTATTGATGGCGTAAATCCCGATTTAGTCAAAAGCGAGCTGGCGGAATTCTTCACATCCGGTGGAAAAGCTGACTACATAACATTCTCCGGTAGCGGTGAACCGACTCTTTGGAGACACATAGGTGAATTAATCAAATTCATAAAGGATGAATTTACCGAAAAGAAAGTTTGCGTGCTAACCAACGGCACTACACTTTGGCGCAAGGAGGTTCGCGAGGCGCTTATGTTGGCTGACCTTGTTGTCCCGACTGTCGCCGCTGCTGACCGGAAAACCTACATAAAACTGCACAGACCACATCCATCAGCTACCTTCGAGCGGCATATTGAGGGGGTAAAGAAGTTTGCGGAGGTTTTTGGTGGAAGCATCTGGGCGGAGGTGATGCTTGTTGCTGGAATTAACGATTCAGATGAGCATCTCAGAAAGCTTGCGGAACTACTTGATGGCATTCCATTTGAATTTATCGACATCAATCTTCCCATTAGGCCGCCGGCGGAAAGCTGGGTAAAACCGCCTGAGATGGAGCGGGTAGAATTTGCTTGCAGGCTGTTTGGCGAAAGATGCAGAGTTGTTGGTAAGTTTAGGGCAGTTCAGCCGAAAGTTGAGAGATTAGCAAACCTTGCTGAGAAAGTGCTCGAGATTCTGATGCGGAGACCCGAAAAGCTCGAAAACATAGCTGATGCGCTTGCTGTAACATATGATGAGGCGAGAAAAGCTATAGATGCACTTATTGCTAAAAAACTGGTGACAAAAACGACTGACGACTATTTTAAGCTAACCAGAGATGAGGGGTGA
- the recO gene encoding DNA repair protein RecO, whose translation MIKSTTKAFWSEKDCLSYFMRQRSQNGIIVRKTRYRESSLIVSALMDSGELISFIFKGALKSRSLISPRIIPFAVLKFTFYPKPDRTIFTASDVKVVEDFGIADADFQNQKKAAKFINYASAAVRHGDKIPEIYELLTSLFRQWRAIYGVDERILEAGFMLKILLFSGLKPALTNCAVCGKELSEAQRLWFSPSAGGFICERCPKPADSIKTDAEKALAMEKLINTPFKKYDKLSIANPEILFDFTKKFWNYHIGEVSGAKARRKNTYSRG comes from the coding sequence ATGATAAAATCAACAACAAAAGCTTTCTGGAGCGAGAAAGATTGCTTATCTTACTTTATGCGTCAGAGAAGCCAAAATGGCATTATAGTTCGAAAGACGCGTTACAGGGAAAGCAGTCTTATAGTTAGTGCACTGATGGATAGTGGTGAGCTTATATCGTTCATATTCAAAGGTGCGCTCAAAAGCAGGTCACTCATATCACCACGGATAATACCATTCGCGGTGCTTAAATTCACATTTTATCCAAAACCTGATAGAACAATTTTTACAGCATCGGATGTCAAAGTGGTTGAGGACTTCGGGATTGCGGACGCAGACTTTCAAAATCAGAAAAAAGCAGCCAAATTCATCAACTATGCGAGTGCAGCGGTTCGCCACGGCGACAAAATCCCCGAAATATACGAACTTTTAACGAGCTTATTTAGGCAATGGCGCGCGATTTACGGTGTAGACGAAAGAATTCTTGAAGCTGGATTTATGCTTAAAATACTTCTTTTCTCGGGGCTTAAGCCAGCGTTAACAAACTGTGCAGTTTGCGGAAAAGAATTAAGTGAAGCACAGAGGTTATGGTTCTCGCCGTCAGCGGGAGGATTCATATGCGAGAGATGCCCTAAGCCTGCGGATTCGATAAAAACGGACGCGGAAAAGGCTCTGGCAATGGAGAAACTAATAAACACACCATTTAAAAAATATGATAAATTAAGTATTGCGAATCCTGAGATTTTATTTGATTTTACCAAAAAGTTCTGGAACTATCACATCGGAGAGGTGTCAGGTGCAAAAGCCAGACGAAAAAATACTTATAGTCGAGGATGA
- a CDS encoding sigma-54-dependent Fis family transcriptional regulator, which translates to MQKPDEKILIVEDDKAQLETLAEILSPLGSILTAESGSEALDIIKQEQPAVVVADLVLPGNVDGLKILRFTGEATPETPVILITGHATVETALEAMKSGAYDYLMKPIDIRRLRALVQKALERYRLATEKKRLLEAIESDTVFMGMVGVSEGMRDVFRKISAVAPTDTTVLIIGESGTGKELVAEAIHKLSNRPGKLVKINCSAIPEHLLESELFGYEKGAFTGALRRKPGKFELANGGTLFLDEIGDMPPALQSKLLRVIETGEVEPLGATSAKKVDVRIIAATNQDLERLMKEGKFRQDLYFRLRVFVIEIPPLRKRREDIPILVSYFLRQISAKLGKKITSLSKDVMDAFMEYDWPGNVRQLRNALEEIAILAEGETINVLPTFIEKEAIKPSLEGKTMEEIEREAIALALKKTGGNRVKAAKMLGIGTRTLYRKIEKYGLEKEGKND; encoded by the coding sequence GTGCAAAAGCCAGACGAAAAAATACTTATAGTCGAGGATGACAAGGCGCAACTTGAAACGCTTGCCGAGATATTATCTCCACTCGGGAGCATACTAACAGCCGAAAGCGGAAGTGAAGCGCTCGACATAATCAAGCAAGAGCAACCAGCAGTCGTTGTCGCGGACCTCGTGCTTCCGGGCAATGTCGACGGACTCAAAATACTTAGGTTCACAGGTGAAGCGACGCCTGAAACACCGGTCATACTAATAACAGGACACGCTACAGTTGAGACAGCGCTTGAGGCGATGAAATCTGGAGCATACGACTACCTCATGAAGCCAATAGATATAAGACGACTTCGTGCGCTCGTTCAAAAAGCTCTTGAGAGATACCGATTAGCCACCGAAAAGAAAAGGCTTCTCGAAGCTATCGAAAGCGATACAGTATTCATGGGAATGGTGGGCGTTTCAGAGGGTATGCGAGATGTTTTCAGGAAAATAAGCGCCGTGGCACCCACGGATACCACAGTTTTGATAATTGGAGAGAGCGGCACGGGGAAGGAACTCGTTGCAGAGGCTATTCACAAATTATCGAACAGACCGGGCAAACTCGTTAAAATAAACTGCTCAGCCATACCGGAACACCTTCTGGAATCGGAATTATTCGGCTACGAGAAAGGAGCATTCACAGGGGCATTAAGGCGAAAACCGGGCAAATTCGAGCTGGCAAATGGAGGCACACTGTTTCTTGACGAGATAGGCGACATGCCACCAGCACTTCAATCAAAACTTTTGCGAGTTATCGAAACGGGCGAGGTCGAGCCGCTTGGCGCTACATCCGCCAAGAAGGTCGATGTGCGAATAATAGCAGCCACAAACCAGGACCTCGAAAGACTTATGAAAGAGGGCAAGTTCAGGCAAGACTTATATTTCAGGCTGAGAGTTTTCGTCATAGAAATTCCGCCTCTCAGGAAAAGGCGAGAGGACATACCGATACTGGTCTCCTATTTCCTCAGGCAAATAAGCGCGAAACTTGGCAAAAAAATAACGAGCTTATCCAAGGATGTTATGGATGCATTTATGGAATACGATTGGCCCGGCAATGTTCGGCAACTTAGAAACGCACTCGAGGAAATAGCTATTCTTGCCGAAGGAGAAACTATAAATGTTCTCCCGACTTTTATTGAAAAAGAGGCTATAAAACCAAGCCTTGAGGGCAAAACGATGGAGGAAATAGAGCGCGAGGCTATTGCATTGGCGCTTAAAAAAACGGGGGGAAACAGAGTTAAAGCTGCAAAAATGCTTGGAATAGGAACGAGAACACTTTATCGTAAGATTGAAAAATATGGTTTAGAAAAAGAGGGGAAAAATGATTAG
- the rpsS gene encoding 30S ribosomal protein S19, producing the protein MPRSLKKGPYVDLKLLRKIEELNRTGKKKVIKTWSRRSTIIPEFVGHTIAVHNGHKFIPVYITENMVGHKLGEFSPTTIFKAHGGKKAKQVIRKK; encoded by the coding sequence ATGCCGAGGTCGCTTAAAAAAGGACCATATGTCGATTTAAAGCTACTTAGAAAAATAGAGGAGTTAAATAGAACCGGGAAGAAAAAGGTTATAAAAACATGGTCGCGGCGAAGCACTATAATACCTGAATTCGTGGGACACACGATAGCGGTTCACAACGGGCACAAGTTCATTCCGGTTTACATTACGGAGAACATGGTTGGTCATAAGCTCGGTGAATTCTCGCCCACTACCATTTTTAAGGCGCACGGCGGTAAAAAAGCGAAGCAGGTGATAAGGAAGAAGTGA
- a CDS encoding 50S ribosomal protein L23, whose amino-acid sequence MKLKDPHKIIIKPVITEKSTLLRTKENVYVFYVHPEATKDDIRRSIERLFDVDVIEVRTVNLPGKPRRRGVYTGRTPSRKKAMVKLKEGQTIPIFEGLV is encoded by the coding sequence ATGAAGCTTAAAGACCCACATAAGATAATTATAAAACCTGTTATAACGGAGAAATCGACGCTTCTTAGGACGAAGGAAAATGTTTATGTGTTTTATGTTCATCCTGAGGCCACCAAAGACGACATTAGAAGAAGCATTGAGAGACTGTTTGATGTTGATGTTATCGAGGTAAGGACAGTAAATCTTCCCGGAAAGCCAAGAAGGCGAGGAGTATATACTGGTCGAACTCCGTCCAGGAAAAAAGCGATGGTGAAACTAAAAGAAGGTCAGACTATACCTATATTTGAGGGTTTGGTATGA
- the rplB gene encoding 50S ribosomal protein L2 codes for MAIKKYKPTSPGVRHRIALDYSELTKKKPEKKLLAPKKRISGRDTYGHTTVRFRGGGNKRRYRIIDFKRDKKDIDAKVAAIEYDPNRSAFIALLHYTDGEKRYILAPMGLKVGDHVRAYSTKALEVDGVIPDIKVGCALPLYKIPVGTRVHNVELKPGKGGQIVRAAGAVAQIVGREEKFTTHTIFNENGEIIKKIQVPYVVLRLPSGELRRFQGDCTAVIGQVGNLDHANISYGKAGAKRWLGRRPHVRGVAMNPVDHPHGGGEGGKQKGYKTPVTPWGQPCKGYKTRKKNKPSDIFIVKRRK; via the coding sequence ATGGCTATAAAGAAATACAAGCCAACATCGCCCGGCGTCAGGCACAGGATAGCGCTCGATTACTCGGAGCTCACGAAAAAGAAACCTGAGAAGAAACTTCTCGCGCCGAAAAAGAGGATAAGCGGAAGGGATACCTACGGGCATACCACGGTAAGATTCCGCGGTGGCGGGAATAAGAGAAGATACAGAATAATAGACTTTAAGCGCGATAAAAAGGACATCGACGCTAAGGTGGCTGCGATAGAATACGATCCAAATCGCTCTGCTTTCATAGCACTTCTTCACTACACAGATGGTGAGAAGCGCTACATTCTTGCGCCTATGGGACTTAAAGTTGGTGACCATGTGAGAGCGTATAGCACAAAGGCGCTCGAGGTTGACGGGGTAATCCCGGACATAAAGGTTGGATGTGCTCTACCGCTTTATAAGATTCCTGTTGGAACGCGAGTTCACAATGTTGAGTTAAAGCCCGGCAAAGGTGGTCAGATAGTTCGCGCCGCCGGGGCAGTGGCTCAGATAGTAGGAAGAGAGGAAAAGTTTACCACTCATACGATATTCAACGAAAACGGTGAAATAATAAAGAAGATACAGGTTCCATATGTAGTTTTGCGGTTGCCCTCTGGTGAACTGAGGCGTTTTCAGGGTGATTGCACTGCTGTAATAGGGCAGGTGGGCAATCTCGACCATGCAAACATATCTTACGGAAAAGCCGGCGCAAAGCGTTGGCTCGGAAGAAGACCCCATGTGAGAGGTGTCGCAATGAACCCCGTAGACCATCCTCATGGTGGTGGTGAGGGCGGAAAACAGAAGGGTTACAAGACACCCGTAACCCCGTGGGGTCAGCCATGTAAAGGCTACAAAACGAGAAAGAAAAATAAGCCTTCTGATATATTCATTGTAAAGAGGAGAAAATAA
- the rplC gene encoding 50S ribosomal protein L3 has product MMLGLLGKKIGMTMIFDEDGTRIPVTIIQAGPCKVVQVKTPEKDGYYAIQLGYEPVKPSKVNKPMLGHFKKAGVEPFRKLKEFRIPDPNMKFEVGEVLTVKDVFEEGEKVDVTGKSKGKGFLGVVRRHGFRGGPKSHGQSDKWRAPGSIGASSFPSRVVKGLKMAGHEGNKTVTVKGLKVVKIIPEDNLIIVKGTVAGPKGGYVVIKKSGRI; this is encoded by the coding sequence ATTATGCTCGGATTATTGGGAAAGAAAATAGGAATGACGATGATATTCGACGAGGATGGGACGCGAATACCCGTTACTATTATTCAAGCAGGACCGTGTAAGGTGGTTCAGGTCAAGACTCCCGAGAAGGATGGATATTACGCTATTCAGCTCGGATATGAACCTGTAAAGCCAAGCAAAGTGAACAAGCCAATGCTCGGACACTTCAAAAAAGCTGGAGTCGAACCGTTCAGAAAGCTTAAGGAGTTTAGAATTCCTGATCCTAACATGAAGTTCGAAGTCGGCGAGGTCCTGACGGTAAAGGATGTATTCGAGGAAGGCGAAAAGGTTGATGTAACAGGTAAGTCCAAAGGCAAGGGATTTCTTGGAGTGGTAAGACGACATGGTTTTAGGGGCGGACCAAAGTCGCACGGGCAATCGGACAAATGGCGTGCGCCGGGCTCAATAGGTGCATCAAGCTTCCCATCGAGAGTGGTTAAAGGGCTTAAGATGGCTGGCCACGAGGGCAACAAAACAGTTACTGTAAAAGGATTAAAGGTAGTTAAAATAATTCCTGAGGATAATTTGATAATAGTTAAGGGGACGGTAGCGGGTCCCAAAGGCGGGTATGTCGTGATTAAAAAAAGCGGTAGAATTTGA
- the rpmC gene encoding 50S ribosomal protein L29, protein MKMYELRNMTREELIMQKKLLIEEWFNLRMQSAIKTLDNPRRIRQIKKDIARINTILREHELGIRRIISEKPEEVSAETQKPKEPEPEKSAGETHEEPAEEDV, encoded by the coding sequence ATGAAAATGTATGAGCTCAGAAATATGACCAGAGAAGAGCTTATTATGCAAAAAAAGCTCCTAATAGAGGAGTGGTTCAATCTGAGGATGCAGTCTGCGATAAAGACGCTTGACAATCCGAGGCGAATAAGACAGATAAAAAAAGATATAGCCCGAATAAATACCATCCTTCGCGAACACGAGCTTGGGATAAGAAGGATAATAAGCGAGAAGCCAGAAGAAGTCTCCGCCGAAACGCAAAAACCCAAGGAACCCGAACCAGAAAAATCAGCCGGGGAAACTCACGAGGAACCTGCCGAAGAAGATGTTTAG
- the rplV gene encoding 50S ribosomal protein L22, whose protein sequence is MISKAVWKYIRISPRKLRLVADVIRGKTVTEAMAMLPLINKRGAKYLLKALKSAVANAVNSEEFSVKEDELYISRLMINESFRLRRWRPISHGRAVPYHHRFSHIYIELDHIDNMPKPKKSKKRK, encoded by the coding sequence ATGATATCGAAAGCGGTTTGGAAATATATTAGAATTTCTCCGCGCAAGTTGAGGTTGGTGGCGGATGTTATCCGCGGTAAAACGGTTACTGAGGCTATGGCTATGCTTCCTTTGATAAACAAGCGTGGCGCAAAATACTTGCTGAAAGCACTAAAGTCTGCTGTCGCTAATGCTGTTAATAGTGAGGAGTTCTCGGTCAAGGAGGACGAACTCTATATCTCAAGGCTTATGATAAACGAATCGTTCAGGCTAAGGCGTTGGCGCCCAATATCTCACGGAAGAGCTGTCCCATATCATCACAGATTCTCACACATATACATCGAGCTCGACCACATTGACAACATGCCGAAACCGAAGAAGTCGAAGAAAAGAAAGTAG
- the rpsC gene encoding 30S ribosomal protein S3, whose translation MGQKTNPIGLRLGVIRSWNSKWFAPMGSKQYRENLLEDLKIREYTRKRFDNADVSQVEIIRSPRRITINIYTARPGVVIGRSGVEIEQFKKELEFITNTEVQLNVLEIKKPELDAYLVAKSIARQIEGRINHRRAIKRAITAAMRMGAKGIKIRCSGRLGGAEIAHSEEYKDGRIPLHTLRADIDFARATAFTTYGTVGVKVWIYKGDILGGMHEYWEKALKVERRERRPARPYVFTRRSGGRRSRGRGSR comes from the coding sequence TTGGGTCAGAAGACTAATCCAATAGGTTTAAGGCTTGGCGTGATACGGAGCTGGAATTCTAAGTGGTTTGCTCCTATGGGGAGCAAGCAGTATCGCGAGAACTTGCTCGAGGACCTCAAAATACGCGAATACACGCGCAAAAGGTTCGACAATGCCGATGTCTCTCAGGTCGAGATAATTCGTTCGCCGCGCAGGATAACGATAAACATCTACACAGCTCGTCCGGGTGTCGTTATAGGGCGTAGCGGAGTTGAGATAGAGCAGTTCAAAAAAGAGCTTGAATTCATAACGAATACAGAGGTTCAGCTTAATGTTCTTGAGATAAAGAAGCCCGAGCTCGACGCTTACCTTGTTGCGAAAAGCATTGCTCGCCAGATCGAGGGCAGGATAAATCATCGTAGAGCGATAAAGCGCGCTATAACTGCTGCAATGAGAATGGGAGCGAAGGGGATAAAGATCCGTTGCTCGGGCAGGCTTGGCGGTGCGGAAATAGCTCATTCGGAGGAATACAAGGACGGAAGAATACCGTTGCATACACTTAGGGCTGACATAGACTTTGCGAGAGCCACGGCATTCACGACATATGGCACTGTTGGCGTTAAAGTCTGGATATACAAAGGTGATATTCTTGGTGGTATGCACGAATACTGGGAGAAGGCGCTGAAGGTTGAGCGGCGCGAGAGAAGACCTGCAAGACCGTATGTGTTCACGAGACGCTCGGGCGGAAGGCGTTCGCGCGGAAGAGGCTCCAGATAA
- a CDS encoding ACT domain-containing protein, translated as MISKEELEYLVRKTVEKLGDKVDPKTVAEIVKAEVEKLESGEKKSEVTVPPEIQNLAQKPVEPPKTQQNQERIIISAFGINRPGVVATISSILAKHNVDIVDISQKILQEFYSLIIIGNIAGCDCDFNTLKRELENSASQFGGKVFVQHEEIFRAMHRV; from the coding sequence ATGATTAGCAAGGAAGAACTGGAATACCTCGTGCGCAAGACAGTCGAAAAGTTAGGCGATAAGGTTGACCCGAAAACGGTTGCGGAAATAGTCAAAGCTGAGGTCGAAAAACTTGAAAGCGGCGAGAAAAAGAGCGAGGTCACAGTGCCGCCGGAAATACAAAACCTTGCCCAAAAACCGGTGGAACCGCCGAAAACACAGCAAAATCAAGAGCGAATAATTATCTCCGCCTTCGGCATAAACAGACCCGGAGTCGTAGCCACCATATCATCGATTCTTGCGAAACACAATGTGGACATAGTGGACATATCGCAGAAAATTCTTCAGGAGTTCTATTCACTTATAATAATAGGCAACATAGCAGGATGCGACTGTGATTTCAACACCCTCAAGCGGGAACTCGAAAACTCTGCAAGCCAGTTCGGCGGGAAAGTATTCGTGCAGCACGAGGAGATTTTTAGGGCTATGCACAGAGTTTGA
- the rplP gene encoding 50S ribosomal protein L16 produces the protein MLQPRKTKYRKQQRGRLKGKATRGNRLVFGDFGMKALEPAWITAQQIEAARVAISRYLKRVGKLWINIFPDKPYTKRPPETRMGKGKGNPEYWVAVVKPGKILFEVAGVTEEQAFRAFQLAARKLPIKTKFIVRGREGGNVL, from the coding sequence ATGCTTCAGCCAAGAAAAACAAAATACAGAAAGCAACAGCGTGGAAGATTAAAAGGCAAAGCCACCAGGGGCAATAGGCTTGTTTTCGGCGATTTCGGCATGAAGGCGCTCGAACCAGCATGGATAACCGCCCAGCAGATCGAGGCTGCTCGTGTGGCTATATCCCGTTATCTTAAACGCGTTGGAAAGCTTTGGATTAACATATTCCCCGATAAACCCTATACAAAGCGTCCACCGGAAACGCGTATGGGAAAGGGTAAAGGCAATCCCGAATACTGGGTGGCTGTCGTTAAACCGGGCAAAATACTATTTGAGGTGGCAGGTGTCACGGAGGAGCAAGCTTTCAGAGCATTTCAGCTCGCTGCGAGAAAACTCCCGATAAAGACCAAATTTATCGTTCGTGGTCGCGAGGGAGGTAATGTGCTATGA
- a CDS encoding tetratricopeptide repeat protein encodes MNIFRRTSLLLTLFFASLLCAQSSSAPLSEVSPCPMGKSEVLKLADYLFGDGDYERAAVEYLRFYLVYPDDSCAQYALFMAALSKERAGEYTAARKLYERLGEKYPALSRIAEYRKALTYFYVGQYDTIIAHPDTVDPAMRYLLGWANLAKNDYKRASEIFSSFLDKSDTTIISGSISFLLQRCRQGLAMHDKNPYFAALFSALAPGLGRGYVGHWGDALFGFITVAVPAGLAASYWKKDRGFAVVMAVTGVVFYLGDIYGSFVGAKIANKKRKKELFTKTIEQVPHPPGSIYSKVPCKRSGR; translated from the coding sequence ATGAATATTTTTCGAAGAACATCGTTGCTTTTGACATTGTTTTTTGCATCGTTGCTTTGCGCACAATCAAGCTCAGCCCCGCTCAGTGAGGTATCACCATGCCCGATGGGGAAAAGCGAGGTTCTAAAGCTTGCGGACTATCTGTTTGGAGATGGCGACTACGAGAGGGCTGCGGTGGAGTATTTAAGATTTTACCTCGTCTATCCTGACGATAGTTGCGCTCAGTATGCGCTTTTCATGGCGGCTTTGTCCAAGGAGAGAGCGGGAGAATACACGGCAGCGAGGAAACTTTACGAAAGGCTTGGTGAAAAGTATCCTGCACTTTCTCGAATCGCGGAATATAGAAAAGCTTTGACTTACTTCTATGTGGGGCAGTATGATACGATAATCGCTCATCCCGACACTGTTGACCCAGCAATGCGATATCTCCTTGGCTGGGCTAATCTGGCGAAAAACGATTATAAGCGCGCATCTGAAATTTTTTCATCATTCCTCGATAAGTCAGATACAACCATCATTTCGGGAAGTATAAGCTTTTTGCTTCAGCGATGCCGTCAGGGGCTGGCTATGCACGATAAGAACCCTTATTTTGCAGCGCTATTTTCTGCTCTTGCGCCCGGCCTCGGAAGAGGTTATGTAGGACACTGGGGAGATGCCCTTTTTGGCTTCATAACAGTTGCTGTGCCGGCAGGACTTGCTGCTTCCTATTGGAAGAAAGATAGGGGATTCGCAGTGGTTATGGCTGTTACTGGTGTTGTATTTTATCTTGGTGATATTTATGGCTCTTTTGTGGGAGCTAAAATAGCTAATAAAAAAAGGAAAAAGGAACTTTTCACGAAAACCATCGAGCAGGTTCCTCATCCGCCGGGGTCAATTTATTCCAAAGTGCCGTGTAAAAGGAGTGGCCGATGA